The Rattus rattus isolate New Zealand chromosome 1, Rrattus_CSIRO_v1, whole genome shotgun sequence genome includes a region encoding these proteins:
- the Gml gene encoding glycosyl-phosphatidylinositol-anchored molecule-like protein, with amino-acid sequence MMLPFFLLILLSLPWVDTTVNNTSGFGNSTSGLEDPNKPRWVAHLTCKRCTATNSFSCSPTRECPVYIRRCLTIAIRVTTRELLVYKECTSDCSFVYRQQVPPEMPRMLKATNRFYFALCCASVLCNDGGPSNVERDLLTDTAIEEENISRAARLGQFSLLLCLASILSSSKLT; translated from the exons ATGATGCTCCCCTTCTTCTTGCTAATTCTCCTGAGTCTCCCATGGGTGGATACTACTGTCAACAATACCAGTGGGTTCGGCAACAGTACTAGTGGTTTGGAAGATCCAAACAAACCTAGAT GGGTTGCTCATTTGACGTGCAAACGGTGCACAGCCACTAACAGCTTCTCATGTTCACCTACTCGTGAATGTCCGGTATATATCAGACGCTGCCTAACAATCGCTATac GTGTGACCACTCGGGAGCTCCTTGTCTACAAGGAGTGCACAAGTGATTGCTCCTTTGTGTACAGACAGCAAGTGCCTCCAGAAATGCCTAGAATGCTTAAAGCCACCAATAGGTTTTACTTTGCCCTGTGCTGTGCGAGCGTACTTTGCAATGATGGAGGACCCAGTAATGTAGAGAGGGACTTGTTAACTGACACGGCGATCGAGGAAGAGAACATTTCGAGAGCTGCGCGTCTGGGGCAGTTCAGCCTTCTCCTGTGCCTTGCCTCAATTCTCTCCAGCAGCAAGCTGACCTGA